TGTTAAATCCATTTCTGTCATCTGCAGAGAGCCTTATGTATTGTTTGGAGTTAAATCTAACTTGTTTCCTGTAAAAgtcacacaaaacacatttactAACATACGTAAAATCAGTATAGACGTATAAACTGCTCTGTTGATAACTGTAGGTTTAGAACTgtaggtttggaatgaaatgagtgCAACTTCTGACTTCTTGTTGAAAATATGTGTCTTTAATCTTGTGAGCAAGTCTGCAGATCACAATGTCAGCCAATGCCTGCTCCTTGGGATCTTGTGATTTAGACTGGCATGCCTGCCAGCTTCAGTGCCAAAAGCGCACACACAGATGAACATCCAAACTTATTATACTTGTGTTGAAGTGTTTCATGGCGACTGTGATCTCAAAAGGTTCTATTGTGTCTTTTGCCTTTATAATGACAAAATTGTGTTATTTCATTTCCTCTTGTTTGTGTTGTTAGTAGTCTGCCACTCATTTAAGACTTAAGtatcatacatgtatatatacacacacacatatttatgttATACACATATGGTATGCAACATcccttatataatatttatataatcttTTCATTTGTAAGATTTATGCCTAATACTATAAATATGCAGTATTCCTTATAAAAATGCTTAATTTTACAATAAAGTTCTACGTGTGAACATTAGTTCACTGCATAAGTTTGAATGAACTGAACTAACATTGAAAAATAgatgtaatgaaaaattaaatagagTATTTAATAATCTATTCGTTAAACTTACTGTCAATTTCAACATTTATCaagacattattaaaatcaaaaatgttatctgttaatattatttactgGACCTGAACACAAACTAACAATGAATTTATTACAAATGATAACAACTTTATTAACTAACATAACATTATAATTTTTAGTTAGTTAACTGTATTAACTAATgttgttaactaatgaaacttTATTGTAGAGTGTTACCATAAAAATATACCCGAAGAATTTCTACTTTAAGCTTTATCCAAAAATGTTCACGTTAAaagtaaatgttaaaaatgataCACACTTATGAGATAAAGACTAAAATCAGTGGCCCTCAAAATTATTGGTAAAAAGTGGACGCTTTATGGTGAGATGAATAATAAAttgcttttatgttttaaaaacaatttgcCAGGAGTACTAAAACATAGACAATgacttctttttgtttttaaattgaggATTGTGCATTTAGTGCAGTCTACTTCTGGACTTGACAAGATCTGGATTTAAGAAACCAGTCTAGAACTTTTGTAGTTATACAACATCTAACATGCATGTCTTCCCTTAGGTCCTGTTTATCGGCGACTCCACCAATCGAGGGATGATGTACTATCTAATGGAGAGGGTGAACACTACTCTGGAGGACTGGGACAAGGCTCACGACACCATCGTCTACCACAACCTGAATCAGGGCCGAACTATTGTCAGCTACTCGTACTACCCACAATTCTGGCTGCCGAAGGCTCAGAGACCCACTTTCCAAAGAGCTCTGCAGCAGCTTCTAGAAAGGTCTGTGTATGTGCATGTTGGATGATGTTTGTCTCCATGTGGCTGTGGGTTACTCCCATTAAGCTGTGAATGTGCGGGTTTGGTGTCGGTCTAAAGTGGCAAAGGCCTTGTTAACACACTAAATGACTTTGGCAGTGTGTTTGATGGTGGGATGTGGGCTGCGTGTGGTTGGGCGGCTGTGTGTCAGATCAGAGTATGTCAGCAGGGATGGTAACCGCTGCTGGCTCAGCGCGCCGTTGATCTCACACAGCTACTGATGTGGGCAGAGGGGTGGGATATGCAGCACAGAtgtgattgtgtgtatgtgttatagTGTGTATCTGTTGAGGACACATGTTTTGGGAGCTGCCTGAATGATCTGACTCATTTTGTTTTtgctaaattcaattaaaaagcaGAGTTTTCCTTTGTCTAAGTGTTGAAGTATGTATATACACTACCATGAGCAGCAAGTCAGCatagtagaatgatttctaaagactggagtactgatgctgaaaactcagctttgcatcacaggaataaattacattttaaaatatttaagaatggaaaatgtgtatttcaaattgtaataaaatttcacaatattacggttcttactgtatttttttatcagatactgtaagccttggtgaacataagaggctTTTTCCACgacattacaaaatcttacatACCCCGTACTTAATAAGCAGAATATTGTTTGGTTTAAGTGGTACGAAACTAAACAGTTTGTAATTTTGGGTACATATTTCCACTTGAAATTATTGGTCGATTCATGTTATGGATTGTTGATTATGTCTTCAGTATGTACTGTTGATCTTTAACCTCTTCTCTGAAACCACTTCCACGGGACAGGTCACAACCCCTGGAGAACTCACCTCAGACAGTGCTGGTCGCTGGTGGGGTGCAGTGGCTGaacctgaaccatttgagaacCATTCAGCAGGTTTTAGAGAGGTAAACGTTCTCAAATGCAATTTTTGCATTTTTAGCCACATTTCAATTAGCAATGTTCTAATGGCAAGGTTATTCTTCCTTTCTTAGAATGCTGGTTAGGTTTTATGTAGTTTGCTGCCGATCCTTCTAAGTGGCTTTGGATGTTTAATATCATATCTCTAACTTATCTCCAAGGGAGGGTCTTGAGAAAATCATGGTGGTGGTGAAGTCTTTAGGAATGGGTTTCCATCTGCCTGTGGATGGTATTCGCTCCCTTCCACTGGTAAGAACCACTGGAGATCACAAAATGTCCTGTAGACCAGATGTTCTACTTTTTCAACTTCGTTTATTGACATCTATAAACTTGTCGGACTTTGTCATCTTCATTCATTGGTTCTAGAATGGAGTGCAAGAACTCTATAATGTGAACAAAAATATTCTGGAAAGTGCCAAGCATCTTGGATATGAGGTCATTGACACTCTCAGCATCACCATGGGTCGTTATAAGGAGTTCCTGCAAGGACGATGTGCCTGCCATTTCCATGAGgtaaaagaacaaaaatatatattatttacagtttacttttattcagcaagatcaAGAgggacaattaaatacaacattttgcaaacgatttcaaataaacactgttcgtTTAAactttctcaaaaaataaaatatataattcaacattgataatgataagaaatctTTCTTTAACAGCAAATAaggcatattaggatgatttctgaagaatcatgtgaatattgaatattatttttttaatatattaaaagatatagtaaaaactttttattgtaacatattaatatttttatggttaaAAGTTACTTTACATTGTAACAATTTtaccaatgttttatttttcactgtatttctgattaaataaatgcagactttcaGAACAAGCATTATAAaatcttttgaatgatagtgtgaaTTCTGGTTACATTACCAATACTAGATTctcaataatacagtaaaaatgcaaaacaattatttatttatgtccatATTCAGAATAGAACTCCTACCTTGCATAAAagcttatattaatataaatactatATCATGTATCTTATACAGTGTACTCAtcagtgctgcatttatttaaatagaaatacagtaaaaactgtattattGGTAAATATTATTGATAAACAGAGAATCACTGTTTCAGAGTTCTCACCCAACAGTTTACAAAACATACAAAgccaaataaaatgatttattttaattaacatgttGTTGAACCATGGCCTCTGTGATAATTTTGTGAAATTTGTAtctgtaattatattattatgggTGTAATTTACTACACAGAAGTaactttttagtatttttagatCCACACATTGATGTGTGTGAATGAAACTGTTCTACTTTTCATACACATGGATACAGATCCTGCTAGAAACACATTTCCAGCCTTCCAGCCCCATAAATCTTTTAAAAGAGAAGCCGTTCATTTTTTACTTCACCCTAAAAGTGCCTGGCAGATCAGTTAATGAGTAATTAGCAATTAGGCAGGCTTTTATTAGACAATAAAGGGCAGGTTGGGAACAGATGTTGGTGGTAGAAATGCCAAACCTGCTCACATATGGGACTGATATCACTGTAGAGCGGCCACATCTGACAACAGGCCAGCAGACTGAGACCTACCAATACATAACATCAGGATCTTTTGCTCAAGCTGCTTATTTTTTGATACTTTTATGAtctatttttgttgtttagtgtTCAGAGGAAACACTCTCTTAACCATTAAGAATTTTGTAGAGCAGGGAGTTAATAAGAATTGGCAATTTAAGAGGATATAAAACTAAAATGGGATAAAGGCTAGatccaggggcgtcatgcattcatgatttttgagggggcacatttggggggggggggggggggtcgggtgtataagtcattctacgaaagcactgtataactgatataggcttatttttttaattattttttttcctttttattcaaaacaattccaaacatgcttatatatcaggaaatatctcgtttctcaaatatgtgtaggtaaacgcgttttatttgatcaatatatggaaatgtagtgtaatctattaactacacataaaaacctgactttttacttaagtgccatatcatgccataaaatatttttaatacgactgaatttgcatttaatgtaaattttaataacaatattgtaagatacttattttaacactttcattttacagagagtaaagaacatttacattatcaaaaaaacattttcattcagtctagccagagttcaggcactctcaaaaactcccattaaaatcactgaagcactttacattatgaaacgaatatcttacttacattcgtacgcacatctgcactttttgttgtttctgatgagagaattcgctaaataattcagtcagcgagcaaggggaaacaaaacaccgcgtttcagtgatgactcttctggacgtctctcattggccattgcatccataagcgcaacagaatagtttctgattggttatcatgaagcgttgtacgaacgcgtctgtctctggctcagcgccagccagcgaacgcagatttgaatttagcagctgatgctgtgcactgaacgatctaatcacaccgctgtgattgtatcaaatatataaaaaatattattttctatattttttttgttttttttgtttggaagctgcatttaaaatccacttggctcagaaatctgaggggtcacgtgccccctcactttgaatgggcacgatgCCTCTGGCTAGATCcctaatttaaaaaatgtgtcacaTGTCAGAGAACATAACCACACACCGATAGATAGACATAATGTTATTGCTTACAAGATTGAAATCTCTCATTCCCTATGCAGTTGGTCATTGataagcttttatagctaatttaaagattttatattatgttatttgcAGGTCTATAAGCTTCCCTTTCCAACCGCTGCTTCGCAAAGAAAGCTGAAGATTTTGAGGCTCGGTGGAGAAAGCAGGAAACCGGCCGATGAGCAAACAGGGCCTCAAGAGCACAAGGAACCATCGTCTCAGCCCAGCGTGTCCTACCACGTAAAGGGACCAGTGAACGTGGTGTATTCAGAGATCCTTCTCAGCAGGATATGTGTGAATCATGCCGTCAACAGGACCATTCGCCAACAGTGACTAACAGATCATTAGCGGCTGGTGACGCTAACCTGTGCGTGTTTTTCAGGTGTGTGTCTGTAAGTTTAGCTGTGAATTTGTGTTAAGAAATCTGCGTAAAAAGGGCTAAAGTGTGCACACCGATTGCTCCGAATCTACTTAACAATATGCTGGATCAAAGAGGTAAATTGGAGGAGGAGTTAGGTAGGTGTTTGTTTGcgcatgtgtgtttttgtgtagagCGATCCAGATGGATAAAGGGTGTGAAAGGTTTCAGTGAGACCCCCTGAATCCCTTCCAAAATGACTTTGGCAGCTGCAGCTTAAGGGAAGGCAGTGGCCACTGATGAAAAATAACCGAGACGGTCGCGCTGCCCCCTTCAAAGGGCCTTGCGAAAACTTTCCTGCAACCCTCATGCAACGTTCCCACAATGCTGCTACCGCTTAACCATGGGCTGAGATGTTCCCAGTATGTTCTGGGAACGTTTGGCAGCTGCTGTGGAGTGCCTTTGATGTCACCCTGCCTCACATTGTCACTTTTATGGAAGCTCGGGCAACATTTTGAAGTCTAGCTTTACACCGCCTTTCCTTCACATGCCAGGTTCACAAGTATTTATGAAGTATTTTCTATGCCAAATGTCTTATGAAAGTATATTGTATTGTACTGTCTTATgtttttcacacatttatttttctacCAGTGTCTTCCAGTGCCTTTAATAGTAatctgtgtaaagtgttataaatGCTGTTTACAAAAAAAGAGGATATTTATACTGTTATACATTTATACTTGTTGCTGGGTTTACTCTAAATTGCTGGAATGCAGGATGTTTTATTTGTCCATAATTTACGTTAAACAGGAAGTGGTTTGTGGAGAGAGAAAATTAGTAGGATTATTTGAAATATCCCATAAAATGTATCTTCCCACCAGTTGTTAAACTGAGCTCAGTATGGGCACAGACACTATTTCCACTTGAAGTGAAATGAAACCATGTGTTGACCTGTAAATATTCCACAGTGAGTGATAACTCTGTTTTTAATGTCAGAATTTATTGTCAAAGGTTTTGGATGTTTATGAAGAGCTATTCCAAGATATTTGTCTGTGCCTGTGCATGAAATGTATGATTCCAACAATCATTATGAATGTCACTTATCctgaacaattaaaaatgtatattttcgtaatttaaaatacattgctTCTTGAATTCAGTCATTTccattagtaatattttaatgacaaacagatttatatatataacaactttTTCCCCCATTTTGTACCTATGCATCGACACCAAAAATATGTTGCTTAACTTATAGGCATTATGAAAAAcatcattataaaaatgtattatcaatAACTGTGGGGTTTTGTTGCATTtcgtaaaactttttttttctcaactggaacgtttaattaataatttttagttGTTGTATTTATATCTGGTTAGGCTAAATTGAAATACCTTTTTAAAAGTGTAGATCGAAATGAAATTAAATGCCAATATTCTGTAACTTTCCAATTCAGCAacgaaaaaaatatacatatataaacaaatggAAGTAACGTTTCAGTAATTATAAAATAGCAAAGAAAAGAACTAAAAGGCAGAGCGCGCATTTTCACCTGACGCTGCAGGTAACCATAACAACAGTCCGTTGCCGAGCCTCACGCGCGCTCTTCATAACTAGCATTTTTGGCGGTCGTTTGTCGATGAAGAGTGAGTAGGTATCactttattattgtttaaaacaaATTTACATGTCACAAATCCATCACAAAACGTAAAGTTTTACTGTATAAGTGTAATTAACTCTGTGTTAGAGTTTCCAACGTAGCTACAAACGTTGCGAGCGACAATCTTTACATTTGCGCCcggaaattaacattaacaactTGGTCTAAAGTTACTTAATTTGTTGGACCTTTAAAGGTATTAAATTTTTCAGTTATTTCGACGACGTCTCTGAAAGTTATTGTATAATGTGaacaccgtctctctctctcacattgcttttaaatgtattactaaGCCCAGTTTAACTCATCTTTTTCTATTGCCCTGCCTTTTATTTTAATCTTGGTTTCAACGTATATGTTAAACGCTAAATCCGTTAAACATTCAAGTCCTTTTTATTCGTAACTGTTCTTTCAATCTCAAAATCCCGATGGAGCTGCAAAAATGACTGATTCTTTCTGCATCAGTCGCGCTCGCTTTGTGCTCCGTGTCTCTCACTGGCCTCCAGCCGAAGATCTGTTTATCCAATCAGTGTTGAGAACGGTCTTAtcttatgaatattaatgcaGGTTCGACCTATCACGATGTGGGAGCATTTCACAGGAGAGTGTTTAGTTGCGCGTTTTCCAACAGCCGCATATAACAGTTTGTGTCTTTTTGAGTTCGTACCGATGGCGAAGGTGACTTGTTGGTGGTTGGATGTTTGTGATCGTACCTGCAACTTAATGGATACTTAAAAGGgagattttttaatttattttaaaagcccCGTTTGTGGATTAACCTAATGCTAGATTAATGAAGCGGACATGGATAAAACCGGTTGTGGGATACATGCAGTTTACCATTTATTCCTTATATGGCTCTCAGTTTGCCCTCTGTGCTCTCAGGGAAGTTGGATGTAAGTATTATAAGTGCTATTTTACTTTATTGTCAATTaatgtttgaataaaaatgtttgaaaattgtCTCCTTTTCCTCGGGCCTGGTTATGGCATTTCAATCCAGGCCGACAGGAGAGGAGAACCGCTTCTGATATTTGTGTCACACTGCTCCGCATCACAGGTGGTTGGGCATCACATCTGTAGGAGTGCACGAGAAGTTGGGTTGCGCGCATTTGCCCCTGTCGCACAAGCAGAAGGAGCTATGCGCGCGCAAACCGCACCTTATACCGAGCATTAAAGAGGGCGCGCGCCTGGGCATCACCGAGTGCCAAACGCAGTTCAAACACGAGCGCTGGAACTGCTCGACCCGACGGGACCCCAACGTGTTCGGCTTCGAGCTCACCAGTGGTATGCATGCAACCTGTCATActgaaatgtgaccctggaccacaaaaccaaaaataagggtcatttattataattttttttttcaactgaaaGCGAAATAAATAAGACGATGCATGGTTATTTAGGGTAGGACAGTATTTTGcctagatacaactatttgaaaatctggaatctgagggtgaaaacaaattctaaatattttgaaaatctcCTTTGAAATTCTTaacaatgcattttactaatcaaaaattaagtttgattACGGTCAGAAATGTACAAACTAACCTaatggagcatgatctttacttaatatcctaatgatttttggcataaaataaaaatctataattttgacctatacaatgtatttttggctattgatgctacaaatatacccttgctacttttgactggttttgtggtccaggtctCAAATAGACTTGTGCTTGAACTTTATAATCCAGTTTTTTTGGTTCATTGTATTAATTAAAGTTAGTAGTAAAGTTTCACCAACACGACTGAGTAATCATGagacaaaaaatattacaaattaggGTGGTAAAATTGTCTGATAGTTTtcattaaaaatcaataaaatgtaattgatcaAATTTCGATTCACAGACACTGAACAAAGtcttaaaacttattttaagaAGTGCTTTATATGGTTAAAAAAAAGGTTCAATTATTTATTTGGAGTGCAACATTAATTTAATAGACCAGGCTGTTCACCTTCAGAAGTTAGTAATTATGCTAATATTatgtttaaaagaagaaaattgttatttaaaagtgatatatgcaaaaatatatgcatatatgtggTTATTGGACAGTTCAacaaaattaatcaataaaaaacaaGTCTGCCATTCTGTAATATATAATGAGGGATCATCAGTTTGTAATTGCTTAAGGAATCTGAATGTTTTTTAATCGACTGGGAATCCTGTTTTTGACCCCTTAATAGCTGTTttgatttcaaatgtttatgGAAAAGATGATTTGATTCTTGGAACAGCTCTGTCACACATCTGTTTTAGATTAACCATCTCTATACTAAATTTACTATGGTCTTTATCTGGCCCTGAATTTAATGCATGCAGGATTAGCGTGATTACAAAACAAAGAGTCAAACTGAAATGGTAGAACTTGTTTCTTGATTTTTGTGAATCAATTTCtaagatttttaagatttttttttaagaagtttatCTTCCAGAGCAGTTCAATTCGAAGCTCGATTCAAGGGCAAACTGAATTTGATATACTGTACATCTCATTTCATGCAGCCACAACCAAGGAATTTTACAGGCATCTGGCTATGTGTCTAAAGTGTAGAAATAAGAAAAACTTACttaaaagttaaaacattataaaccaaatttgattaaaaatgtgccttataaatataattttataaaagctATTAAAATGATCTTTATAGAAACTATACTGTATGTGTAACTTTATGACTCGATTTGATTAGAGACTAGATTAAAACTACTATATTTATCTTAATAATCACTGTGTATAAACATATAAACACTGCATAGTGATTTTTATTAGGATCTGCTATTCAAttgatatatttattgtaaataacatTTAATCAGAACTGCAGAAATGTATAGAGCCATTTGCATAATGTATAAAATGTTCACGTTAAAAAAACAATTCACTTCAGTTAAAAGGATGTTAAGAATTTTTAAAGCATTATCTGTtctcacaataaaaaataaattacatcagcCAAACATTTGTGCTCATTTGTATAATGTGATATCAGTGTTTCTCTGCATGAATATAGGTAACATTTCCAGACTCTTCTGCTCTGATACTGCTGCACTGAGATCCTTCTCACAAATGTCCTGCTGTGAATCTTATATTGCCATATTTTAGGATTGTTTCAACATTTTTAAGTACTTAACTTGCATCGGCATCTTGCTTAaattctcttttttgtttttaaggtaCAAAAGAGACAGCGTTTATTTATGCAGTAATGGCTGCCGGCCTGGTTCACGCAGTCACCCGCTCTTGCAGTGCTGGAAATATGACAGAGTGTTCATGTGATATGAGCCTGCTGGGCAGCGGTTCTCCCACGGAGGGATGGCACTGGGGTGGGTGCTCTGATGACATCGCCTTCGGTACTTCGTTCAGCCGTCGCTTCATCAACAATTCGGTAAAGAACATATCAGCCCGTAGTGAGGATGCCCTGCTCACTATGAACCAGCATAACAGCGAGGCTGGGAGACAGGTAGGTGACAAACAGCTAAACTCTTTAAAGTACTAGTTAGAAGTATGttgaaagaaattaaatgcacaaCAGTGACTGCTCACTTTTTCAGAAGCATCTGTATATTTCcccttcattttctccatagggatTTCTAAAAGTACTTTAATAAAGGCTTTAATAAGAAGTCATGGATGGAAGCCAACCAGCTTTGAGATGAATCATAACATTCCAAACTTTATTTGTAACAAAGAAAGAATTTGAAAATTGAACAAACAGACAAAGGTACAAGACTTTGTACTTAACATTgtttataaaagcataaaatacaaTCCCATGTAGTATTGCAAATGACGTAATCTGATATGCTTCATGAGAGTGTGTGTGGTCGTTTCTGAGCTCTTTTGAGGCAGTTTAGATTTCCATAGTGACTTCTTTGATTTCTTTTAAGAATTATGAGTAGttaaattaaacatgatttttaaGTAAATCACACTCACTTGGAGCTTCTACAGAAGCTTATGTCATTGTTTTACATAGCTCATAATTTTGTCCCATTTTCTCatcataaaatagtttttatatagaaaaaaatggaaattttATTTCTAATTCAAGGCTGTTTCCCTTCACTGATGTACTGAAGGACTGATTTTGATTGATATGTGAAGCTGATTGGTGCATGTGACTGTGACTGTGCTTGCCTGcttcaaaaagacaaaaagtaATAGAGAGTTCTCTTAATTCAGTGCTGTGTTTCCCTGTATAGACACTAATTCACTCTAATAGAAGAAAATATGAAAAGTGTGACAGTGGAGAAAATGTCTGTCCTTCCCCATTCACTCAGACAGCATTCCTGAAACATTTGTAACACATTCAAGTTCTTGTGATCTCACAGCCTCTTTTATAAACACATCTAATCTCTAAAACTGAACGTTGATCATTCAGTGTAAGGTTCCCTCAGTCCTCAGTCATaaaatatgacagttttctccAGCAAATGAATATTTGACTCATTCTGGCTGACAAGAAAAACCATTTCAAAGCAACCAAATAGGAACAGAAATAGTAATGGGCTGTTTCAGCTCTGGCAATTTGTCGATCAAATGAGTTACATCTCCCCACATGTTCCTGATTAATCTGAGAAGCtgatgatttgcactgaattccACAGCCTTGACTGAAGAACACTTGTAAGTCTTTGGAGACCCTAAACCACTGCTCTGGTTGGAAGCGTTTAAGCGAGACAAAATTCCCCTCAAGTCAGCGAAGGGCCCCCATAATCCTTCACACAAACAAATGCTCCTATTTTATGAAAGTCGTCAGCTCACAAAGTACTCCTTCCGCTTTTATGGTGCAGAACATGAAGGGTTGGGAGAACATAAAAGCTTAGTCCGTAAAAATTATATAGTCCTTGGAAATGTGGTTTATAGCGAACCAAGGTGAACTCTCTCGCCGATGTACATTAGTTCTGCGTTTTTGCCTGAAATCCAGGAAGTCTGTCAAAATAAATTGCAAAAATGTTGGCTCAAATCACAGCTCACATGTCTGCATGCTTATTTATTTCTTGCTTGCATTGTCTAGAAAAACAAGCTGCTTTCCTAGCTTCTATCTGTTACCAATCAGATATATAATGATCTCCGTATCCTCTTCCTCTACAGGCGGTGGCCAAAACAATGTTGACAGACTGTCGCTGTCATGGCGTGTCGGGTTCGTGTGCGGTAAAAACATGTTGGCGCACAATGGCTGCATTCGAGCGTGTGGGCACCTACCTGAAGGAGCGCTACGAAAACAGCGTTCAGGTGGTGGACCGTTCTAAACATAAGGTGCGACGTAAGGACAAAGACCATCGCCACACACCTATTAGCAAAGAAGAGTTAATCTTCTTCAACAAATCTCCCAATTACTGTTTGGAGGACCGGCGGTTGGGCGTGACGGGGACCAGGGGCCGCAGGTGTAACAGAACTTCAGCCGGGCCGGACGGCTGTAACCTGCTGTGCTGTGGGCGGGGCTACAACACACACGTGGTACGACACGTAGAGCGCTGCGAGTGTAAATTTGTCTGGTGCTGCTACGTTCGCTGTCGCCGCTGTGAGACAATGAACGACATGCACACCTGCAAGTAGAGCAACTGCTCGGGGAGGGATCTTGTGAGAGGAAGTGGACCTTTGTGCTCTCAGTCCCGTTGGGCCtatacaaataacaaaatatccATGGCAACCGGCAGACCAAAACCAGGGAGAAATGGTATAATCCCTAAATCCACATGCGTAACTCTTCCCATGGGCTTCAAGTGGGAGTTAAGCCATTTTGTATATAGTGACTGTGGAATATAACTGGAGCATAAAGGGAACTAAAATACTGGGAACAGCAGAAAAAGTGTAAATAGATCCTTTTGTTTAAGTTTGTATTGAAGGCTTTTACAGTTAACGATGAATTATAGTGGGAATTATGTAGATAATATACCAAGGTATTTTTTATA
The DNA window shown above is from Carassius carassius chromosome 26, fCarCar2.1, whole genome shotgun sequence and carries:
- the LOC132105637 gene encoding protein Wnt-16-like, giving the protein MDKTGCGIHAVYHLFLIWLSVCPLCSQGSWMWLGITSVGVHEKLGCAHLPLSHKQKELCARKPHLIPSIKEGARLGITECQTQFKHERWNCSTRRDPNVFGFELTSGTKETAFIYAVMAAGLVHAVTRSCSAGNMTECSCDMSLLGSGSPTEGWHWGGCSDDIAFGTSFSRRFINNSVKNISARSEDALLTMNQHNSEAGRQAVAKTMLTDCRCHGVSGSCAVKTCWRTMAAFERVGTYLKERYENSVQVVDRSKHKVRRKDKDHRHTPISKEELIFFNKSPNYCLEDRRLGVTGTRGRRCNRTSAGPDGCNLLCCGRGYNTHVVRHVERCECKFVWCCYVRCRRCETMNDMHTCK